In one Lolium rigidum isolate FL_2022 chromosome 3, APGP_CSIRO_Lrig_0.1, whole genome shotgun sequence genomic region, the following are encoded:
- the LOC124702384 gene encoding ABC transporter B family member 25, mitochondrial-like — protein sequence MRPSSRILAARHLLRGSRLQPSTAAAASCLLRRLDGTNGPPVPKPLTSPHLGGPGPNCIPGTGRGAPFGRLNCLLPDSTYPPRSPRDPRGHAFSTSANAATVGKPADGNVRKDTPKKDIDDQIADSQILRSLWKYLMLNDSPDFRFRLVLSLGLLVGAKVINVQVPFLFKLAIDWLAAIGGAEASLASFTNANATLLALFASPAAVLIGYGIARSGVSACTELRNALFSKVTLRAIRSVSRTVFFHLHELDLRYHLSRETGALNRIIDRGSRAISYILTVMVFNIVPTIIEIGMVSSILAYSYGSSFAWITSVSVATYIAFTLAITQWRTKFRQAMNKADNASSTVSVDSLLNYETVKYFNNEKFEVQKYDKYLKNYEDAALKTQSSLAYLNFGQSVIFSSALSTAMVLSSYGVMSGALTVGDLVMVNGLLFQLSLPLNFLGSVYRESRQSLIDMKNMFQLLEEKPGIKDEPHAKPLQFKGGCIEFENVHFGYVPERKILDGVSFSVPAGKSVAIVGTSGSGKSTILRLLFRFFDTTSGSIRVDGQDIQGVTLESLRKSLGVVPQDTVLFNDTIKHNIQYGRLSANDEEVYDAARRASIHDTIMNFPDKYDTVVGERGLKLSGGEKQRVSIARVFLKEPSILLCDEATSALDSTTEASILNSLMSLSIDRTSIFIAHRLTTASLCDEIIVLENGTVVEQGPHDFLLSKGGRYAELWSQQNNSEVNDAAAVSLEV from the exons ATGCGGCCTTCCTCCCGCATACTCGCCGCGAGGCACCTCCTACGCGGCTCCCGCCTCCAACCCTCCACGGCGGCCGCCGCCTCTTGTCTATTGCGGCGGCTCGACGGAACCAACGGGCCGCCCGTCCCGAAGCCTCTCACTAGTCCTCACCTCGGAGGCCCCGGACCAAACTGTATCCCTGGGACTGGGAGAGgcgcccccttcggccgcctcaacTGCCTGCTGCCGGACTCCACCTACCCGCCGCGGTCTCCCCGCGACCCG AGAGGGCATGCATTCTCCACATCTGCCAATGCTGCGACAGTTGGGAAGCCGGCTGATGGCAACGTGCGTAAAGATACCCCGAAGAAGGACATCGACGATCAGATAGCAGACTCACAGATCCTTCGAAGCCTTTGGAAGTACCTGATGCTGAATGATAGCCCTGATTTCCGCTTCAGGCTTGTGTTGTCATTGGGCCTCTTAGTTGGCGCAAAG GTTATAAATGTTCAAGTGCCTTTCTTGTTTAAGCTTGCTATCGATTGGCTTGCAGCCATTGGCGGCGCTGAAGCCTCACTGGCATCGTTTACAAATGCTAATGCAACCCTGTTGGCTCTCTTTGCAAGCCCAGCAGCAGTTCTGATTGGATATGGTATTGCACGGTCAGGAGTCTCAGCTTGTACAG AACTGCGCAATGCTTTATTTTCTAAAGTGACCTTGAGAGCCATCCGGTCAGTctccagaacg GTATTTTTTCACTTGCACGAGCTTGATCTGCGTTATCATCTAAG CCGGGAAACTGGAGCTCTAAATCGCATAATTGACCGAGGCAGCCGCGCAATAAGTTACATTCTTACAGTGATGGTGTTCAATATTGTTCCCACAATAATAGAG ATTGGTATGGTGTCAAGTATACTTGCCTACAGCTATGGTTCCAGTTTTGCTTGGATTACTTCAGTTTCAGTTGCTACTTATATTGCTTTCACTTTGGCTATAACACAG TGGCGGACTAAGTTCAGGCAAGCCATGAATAAAGCTGATAATGCTTCTAGTACAGTGTCAGTTGACTCCCTTCTGAATTATGAG ACTGTCAAATACTTCAACAATGAGAAATTTGAAGTTCAGAAGTACGACAAATATTTAAAGA ATTATGAGGATGCTGCACTGAAAACCCAAAGTAGCCTTGCCTACCTGAATTTTGGGCAAAGTGTTATATTTAGCTCAGCATTATCCACAGCAATGGTTTTGAGCTCATATGGTGTGATGAGTGGTGCTCTGACTGTTGGTGATTTG GTCATGGTTAATGGACTTCTATTCCAGCTCTCACTGCCTCTGAACTTCCTTGGTAGTGTCTATCGAGAATCTAGACAAAGCCTTATTGACATGAAGAATATGTTTCAGTTGCTCGAG GAAAAACCTGGAATAAAGGATGAGCCTCATGCAAAACCTTTGCAGTTCAAGGGAGGATGCATTGAATTTGAGAACGTGCATTTTGG GTATGTACCAGAAAGGAAGATTCTTGACGGGGTCTCTTTCTCTGTACCGGCAGGAAAAAGTGTGGCAATTGTTGGAACTAGTGGCAGCG GAAAGTCAACCATACTTAGACTTCTCTTCAGATTTTTTGATACAACTTCGGGATCT ATACGAGTTGATGGGCAAGACATCCAGGGTGTCACACTGGAGAGTCTTCGGAAATCTCTTGGTGTTGTACCACAGGATACG GTACTTTTCAATGACACAATTAAGCATAATATACAATATGGGCGGTTATCAGCAAATGATGAAGAG GTTTATGATGCTGCTCGACGTGCTTCTATCCATGATACAATCATGAACTTTCCTGACAAGTATGACACAGTTGTCGGAGAGCGTGGATTGAAG TTAAGTGGTGGTGAGAAACAACGAGTGTCGATTGCTCGTGTATTCTTGAAGGAGCCTTCCATTCT GTTATGTGATGAAGCTACAAGCGCACTTGATAGCACTACTGAAGCATCAATTTTGAATTCTCTGATGTCTTTATCCATCGACCGTACCTCAATTTTTATCGCTCACCGACTCACAACTGCATCGCTATGCGACGAG ATCATCGTCTTGGAGAATGGAACAGTAGTGGAACAGGGACCACATGATTTTCTTCTGTCAAAGGGTGGCCGATATGCCGAACTGTGGTCACAGCAGAACAACAGTGAAGTTAATGATGCTGCTGCTGTCAGCTTAGAAGTTTGA